The window CTGGAGTGGACATAAATATGGTTACGCAAATTTTGATAACAATGACAAATCCAAAAATAGTCTTCTACTTGATGTTTTGATGCTTGGCGAATTATTTCAAAATAACCATCATAAGCTACCAAACAGACCAAACTTTGCTGTAAAGTGGTATGAATTTGATCCAACTTACCCAATTGTAAAAATTTTACATGCAAGTGGGATTATAAAATTAAGAACCACATAAGCAATCTTCGTTTAGAATTTTGAAGAGCCACTTGTAATAAGTGGCTTTTTTTATTTTTAAAAAAATATGTAAATTTAACTAAAGAATATTTTTATAACTAATTTTTAATTACTACATTTATAGCTGCCAATAGAAAAGATTCGTTCTAAAATTTGCTATTATGAAACTAACTGAATAATTTACGGATACAATTTAAACTTAAATATCAATATGAGAAATCTAACAAGAGCAGAGGAGCAGGTAATGCAGATCCTATGGGAAGCAGAAAAAGGATTCGTAAAAGACCTTTTGGAAAAAATGACGGAGCCTAAGCCGGCTTACAACACCGTATCAACAATTATCAGAATTCTTGAAAGAAAAGGATTCGTACAACACAAAGCTTATGGAAAGTCTCACGAATACTATCCAATAGTATCCAAAGATGCCTACAGAAGCCACTCTATCAAAAACTTACTTTCTGGTTATTTCGGAGGTTCATTCACAAAAATGGCATCTTTCTTTGCCAAAGATGAAAACTTGAATATCAAGGAACTTGAAAAAATAATGAATGAAGTCAAAGAAGAAGTAAAGTAAACTACTTATGGCTTTTCTAATTGATTATATCTGGCAAAGTACATTCTGTTTACTGTTTTTCTACGTTATATATTGGGTTTTTCTTAGAAATGAAAAAGCATTTGGTTTCACTAGAATATACATATTAATCACGCCTATTCTAGCGTTACTATTCCCAATACTTAGAATTCCAGTCAGCTTCAATAAACCAGATATATCATTAGAACAATCACAACTTTTTCGGGCACTTACAATTGAACAAGTGCCCGAAGATGTTGCTGGATTTTATGGCTTACCTGAAGTCACAGTGCAAAGCACCAAACTTCCCATGCTATTAGAATTTAAAGATTATTTTTTAATATTTAACATCATTATAATAGCACTACTTTCTTTAAGACTTTTTTGGCAATTTTTGCAAATTCGCCTTATTAGAGAAAAAGGCTGGTATCAAACAATTTATAAATTAAAAGAAAATTATTTTCTAGTTCCAACATTTGGCTTGGCACCTATTTTCTCATT is drawn from Belliella baltica DSM 15883 and contains these coding sequences:
- a CDS encoding BlaI/MecI/CopY family transcriptional regulator, encoding MRNLTRAEEQVMQILWEAEKGFVKDLLEKMTEPKPAYNTVSTIIRILERKGFVQHKAYGKSHEYYPIVSKDAYRSHSIKNLLSGYFGGSFTKMASFFAKDENLNIKELEKIMNEVKEEVK